The nucleotide sequence ATTTTCTTTTGCTactacaatatcttttttccaCGCGCAGTTTAAACCAGTTTAAACCTACGTGGCGCGGACGGCGAAACGCGCGTCACCCTACGCGCGATCCCTAGATGCGTGACATgtgacaaatatatacattgatGTTTCAGGCGTTTCAACGTCCGGCTGATCGTTACGTTAACTTTGTGTCAGCGCGCCGTCGCGTAACGCGTAACGCCACAACGCCGGTATGCTCCGTATTTACCCAATAAAGCCTTGAGCGCGCTGTTAAGAAACCGGCCCTGACATCTTCGCGCCAGCGAGCAGCCTCGGCTTGAAAACCGTCAACAGGATTTCACTGTGACGCGTATCGTATCTCGCCAAGTCGCGACTCGCGAGACGGACGCCCCGGCATCTCCCCCCCGAATTTAAGCAgaaaccgccgcgccggctcgTAAAAACTTAACTACGCCAACACCGATGGGTActttgtatacattttttacgcGTGCGACTTTATCTAGGAAATGCAACGAGATGTGCGTGTCACGCGAACGTAATATCACGTGTCCGTACCGCCATTTATTCTGCGTATCTCACAGGAACGGCAAGTCACGCGAAAAAGATCGCATATAGCCTTGATAAGAGAACATATCTCGGGGTTCCCGTAAAAATATGAGAATCTACCTCGCGAATGATTTCTCACTCGTCGTGTTAGCGTTACACGCGTGCCCGCTCGTTTCCGCGACGTGATAACATTATAAACTCTTATATAAATCTGACATCATCGGCCGCCCGCTCGCGCGCGCTACACGCGTTATCGTTATACGCGGCAGTATAAACGAAAAACATCGAGCCGACACTTCCGCGTGTAAAGACGGAAAACAGCCGgccgttttaaaaattttttgacgagtttgttttttgttttgttttgtttctttcttttggcCATGCGGCCATGCCGCGCCTCGCGTCCCGCTCCCCGTAAACTCACCGGGACTTGACCGGTTTCGAGCCGCTCGAGCGTCTCGAATCCCGTGCTGCCCGTGCACGTGACACCGTCGTCGAGGAATCCGTACGGATgcatcgtcatcgtcgcgcGTTTCTCTCCCGTTTCTCCCGCGGaatgcgcgacgcgcgataaTGCGGACATGAAATCGACGTCGTCTCCGTCTGTCGCGTCGTCGACTTGTTTACCTCGCGGTGGGATGGATGAATAAACGTACGatagagggggagagagagatagcgCGGAGCACGTAGcgctctctctcactctcagGGTCATGTTTTCAGCATACGCGATAAGTACTCCAGCAATTGCTCCAAAAATGGCGAATTTAAATACCCAAACAACCATACGAAATACGTACACTGCGCGAACGATGAACGATGCTCCTCTCCTTACGTCGCATAACGAACGCCGCGATATTATGACTTATGACTCGAAATGATGGCTTTAACAGGTAGGGTAGGATTGGGTAGGATCTCTGAAGATCGCAACGCGTGGACCTAACCTAGAAACTTGGCTCGTATCGATCCGCTCTCGCTTCACGCGCGCCCTTCCAGCACTTGAATACACACGTTtgattaaacatatatatttgtgtgcccagagaaagagagggcgACGGAGACGAATCCTGAATCCCGAACCTCGAGACTCGAGTCCGATGGTCCGATGCCCGATCAGAAACGGAGCGACGTACATACGTGTACAGGTGTACACGCGCGGGGCACGTGCATCGATGCGACACGTGGCTCTCCTTCGCGCTTATTCTTCTATCTACTCCCTCGAACTCTCACCTCTCGTCGAGTCCCTGAACCAACTCGTTCGCTTCAACGTAATCCTCAATCCTCGGCACGGATAGTGATACGGAACTGTCATGTGTCCTTCGGCATCGACGCCGACCCATTCGGATATGTCGCGGGATGACGCAATGCGCAACCGAATCTTTGCAACTGCACTTTTGCAAGTGCCGGGCAAACGGGATGCGTGGCGTCCTCCGGCTGCGCGACTAACAACTACGTTGCATCGCATCGCGATGGCCGATGACGTCTCGTCTTGACGTCGCGTTACCCTTACCCCGAGATAACATAACCCCCGAGAATTTACGGGTCGGCGTCGGCGGTCGCACAACGTCTCACGTTTGCATACGTGGAAAACGTTCTGAAGAGCCCCACTTTCTCGCGATAGCTACGCGCGACCGAAAAaacttgtataataaataaacgcaCGACGTCCCTTCGTCCTTTTTTACCGCCTCACACCGTTTGCATTCGACGTATAATGGGAAACAATATTAAcggcaaaaaaagaaaatataaaaatgacaagTAGATttagccgcgcgcgcgcgctgaaCGACGTTATCACGACGCGAGACGTTCTGAGATCGAACtccttttttatcttatacgtttcaagtccgacacacgtgtgtgtgtgtcgcaGACGTAACGGTCAAAGTTCGTGGCGTATCGTAGGATTCGTAGGAATGATCTCACACCTAGTTAAAAAAACGTACACATTTTcctcatataaatttattatatctttgatAGTGCCGCCGAGCACTCGTAAACCCTGTAAACACGTACTCCGTATATGTTCGTACCGTCAAAGACGTGCTCTTTCCGTTCATTTAGTATGCAATAATTCTGAGATATTCGGCGGGGAACTGCTATccggaatatttttaaatagcgATGACAAACCGATACTCGTCGAAATGATTCAGATGCGTCACTCGCTCTCGGAGCCGCTTTCGCCGCTCGCGCTAGCGGACCCGCTACCGCTACCAGTACCGGATCTCGATCTTGACCGTGACCTGGACTTGGACCGCGAGTTCGACCGAGATCTCGACGGTGACTTCGCGGGCGTTCCCGAGCGCGATCTCGATCTCGCGTTCGATCTGGATCTCGATGTGTTCCTCGCGTGAGGACTGCCGGACCGAGATCGTGCGTTACTGCGCGCGTTAGACGGCGAACGCGAGCGTGATCGAGACGGTGATTTAGATTTGGATGGTGAACGTGAGCGTGACCGCGAACGCGCGCTCGACCTCGACCTCGACCTCGACCTCGACCTCGATTTGGATCTTGACTTTGATCTCGATCTCGATCTTGATCTCGAGTCGGCGTTGGAACGAGACCGCGAGCGGGATCGTGATTTTCTGCTGGATGCTCGCGACGATACCCGCGAGGACGCCCGCGAGGACGCTCTCGACGAGGCACGAGAGTCTCCCTCGTTCTCTGCTTCGGAACCTACAAACAACGTTTCCAATTATCGGACAAATTTTCAGAGCGATATACAATAATAGCCTGAATATACAAAGCGAACCTTTAACCGCCGTATCTTTTCGGTCTGTCTTTTCCTCTTGTTGAGTAGTCTCCTGCTCCTGCTCCTGCTCCtgctcctcctcttcctcctcttcgtcCTCGTCTTCCTCTCCTGGCGGCTCCAATTGTTTCTCTCGATATCTCTGCATTCTGAATTCGTTGGCGTTCAGCGGTCTATGACGCACTATCAGGCGCGTGTTGTTTGGCTGCTGTCCGACCTTCTGGCGCCGTTTGCTCAGTCGCACGCGCGTCTCCAGTTCATTGTAGTAAACCTGCGGTACACAAGAGGATTAACGTGACGAATATCACGGAATCATATAACGCGTGATACACGAGCGCGACGAGCGCGCTGATATATATACCCCGTCTTGTCTCATCACAAGGAAATAATTCTCCTCGTATCCCTTGGAAGCTTTGCTCTTCACGTTCCAATTGTATTCTCTCGCCATTTTGTATTCGTATTCTTCCTCATCGGCGTACGCGATACCAGCAGTCAAGTCCCGTCGGCGCTTCTCCAACGTTTCTTCCAACGGCAAAAAGTAAGCTACGAATTGCTCACCGCTCTCGTCCATTACACCTCTACGAGAGAAGCATTGTTTTAAACACGAAAATCCAAGTTCCTTCCACATTGCGTAACGTAAACGTATTGCGAGAGCTTACCGTATCATAGCTTGCGACATTTCTTCGATCTGCGCGGGTACAGATCGACCAGTTGGCGCAGGATCAGAATCAAATATGACTTGCGCACATGGATATTTCCACagctataaaaatttataaaaagatgacGATACACGATGAAGATATTGTTTACACAGCACGCTCAGCACGAGTACCTTAAAGTCTGGATATACTGGTAATATTTCTGTAGGTACTACGTTCGGTTTGCTGTAGTGTCTTTCAATTGGCTTTTTATTGTCTTCGAAGGTCTTTTCTATAGCTTTTATTTGACTATCGCGATCCATGTACAACGTTTCCTCCTAATCGAAAATACGTGacgtttgttattaaaaaaaataaaaatatacaaatactCCGCAAGTGTTGCATATATAGCGTAGAAGGCAGGGTCGTACCTTGAAGTTCTTCTTGATACTGTAACCAACTTTAGCTTCAACCTTGTCTGCCGTTTGCGGCTGGAATCTGGTACTTTCTGTGGAAATATATTCTGTACGTCGTAACCAAGAAACACTCCTGGCATGATGTCGGGACCGTTTAGAGTCCTGTGGCGTAAGAACGTCTTCCTCCAGCAACTTTTCATCCGCTGGATCTAATTGAGCATTCAGATCACCCGCATACGTgtctttatttatcaaatcGATCTCTACACCTAAATCGTGTTCCGTCAGTACTTCATACTTGTAGTTGCGCTCTAATGAAGTCGGATTATACTGAATAAACCTGCGTTATAGATATCACAAatcattactattattattattattaaaggcAAAAAGACGTGAGCAGCGACAGTTTGGCAGTTTGACATCTGATCGCTCACCTGGTCGGTTCGAAGGGATACGTTATAAATTTCGGGTCAAACGGAATATCTGGCAGAGTGTTGCAATATTTAACTCTGCATATGAGCTCGGACCTGAAAAAGCGCGGGTCAATGGTCAATGTAGCAGCGCTATAGTTGTATTCATTTATAGATTAACTGTGGAGTGTGGGTGCGCGCGTTTATCCCTGTTACCGTTTCTCCGCTGGTCTGGCCGCGCGTTTGTCCCTGTCAGCTTGATTGCTGTTGGTTTGTATGGTAGGTGCCATTTTATCGCGTCGCGAACTCGCCGATCTAACGATCAACAACAGACGTCAAGGCTCATAACTCACAACACAATATAAGCTTAAAAGCCATCACGACCGAGCGTCACATAACCACGTTGATACTGTGTACGTCACGCGCAGTCCACGCAGAGGCCATATTGCCATTGCAGCCGAAGCCGACCGCTTTTCTCGCGCATgcgcgagaaaataaaaaaaaattggcatAAATCGCAAATTTGATTACGTTTCAAACACGTCTTAGAGGCATGAGGCATGTAAATACAGGGGTGCTTAGAATATCCTTTTCATAACGactttcatatttcatatgAAAGTTTGCTTTCAGGCTTCTCTCTGCTAACGCGCAGGCGCGAAACTTTGCGAGACTTTAATTGTCGCCAAGTCGTAAAGATGTTGCCATTATATGACGTAAACAAATGCTAccgtagaatatttttatattgcgcACGTTGTTTAACACGTAAAGAGTTatgatgtaaataataaattataataaaatgtataagtacttgatgtaaaataatattataaaaactaataCGTATTGATAAatctggaaaaaaattttaaaacgagATTATTTTCGAATCAAAACAAGGATTTTACAAAGTAGTCTAAAATCCAAGAATATACAACGTACTGGATCTGCTTGTAGATCAAGAAACTTCCACGtcttaaattttgtatttaggACGTTATGAGACTCGCGGATGAACCCGAAGATCGAATTGCACGCAAGGCCGAAGTCAAGAGACTTATAGTAACATGGCATGTAAAATTCGAGAATAAATAACCAAGCCAGAAATCGAATCTGCGTCGGAGACCATTAATACCATCATAGAATCAGAGACTCCATTGATTAACGTAACATGCGGAAAACTTTCAACTCTTCTTCGTCAAACTTGTTTTAATAACtcattaataacttttttcatgACGTTGCTCATGCAAGATTTTCCTGGTCATTCGTTATTTGTCAGCGCGCCGAgccgcgacgcgcgacgtccTAATTTCTCGCGCGCTCCTCGCACGCAGGCGTTTCCGTCGGCGTCGCCGCGTTATTGATTCGAATGCGCAAAACCCCGAGCGGCATTCTCAGAAATGCGGACGTCGTTGATCGCGTGAGAAAAGGGCTTCTACCTATCCTATAATTCCTATATTCTCGTCGTAGGAGTCCGCGAAGCGGGCGTTTCAGGTCTGGAGGATAAGCTGCGCCGCCAGGTGAGGCCCGGAAGACATGGTTGGGCCCAATGTTTCCTTGTGACTAACCGTCCCGGAGGGTGGAACGATCGCCACGCAGGGCGCATCCTTCAGAACGCCTTCCGAACACGAGCGTACAAATACAGAACTCGCGACGCTGTGCAAGGTAAAAGGCGACGTGAAAGTGCAAACGTATTCGCTGGAAATAACTGGAATGCAATGGAGTTCGGCGTTAAAAGTCAGCTATGTTGAAAGTGAGGCgagaagatattattatatataaaacaaaataaacgaGGATGACGTGGATCGCACCTTGATACTCGATGaatagttaataattaatgaacaaGAGTATTACCATTCAGCTTGCAATGTCTTGTCTTGTCGCAAAACACAAAGTTCTCAATCACAAAGTGATATTGCGCGTAATCCTTACAGGTGTATCCTGTGAGCCCTGTGGCAGGGCCCGGCGCGGCACGCTCGGTATGGGAACTAAGTCCAGATCCCGACATGGTCGGGCATCTACCGAACAATCCGATATCTGGTCATCAGAATCATGGTTCCGGCAAGGATACGCGGCAGAGGAATCGTCCTGACGATAACATCTATGCGGACGAGGCTACCACTGGCCAGAGCCCCACCGATGAGACGAAGCAGATCTTCGAGTTGCTCAGAGCTGGGTGAGATTTCGGAAAGAGAATTAATTCACATAAAACTGAAACACTTGAAAAATTCGATGACGTAGACACAGAGGGATCGTTCGTATGTGTCGCAGTGAAATCGAGGCGGTCGAGGAACTGGTCGAGAAGAACGGGCTGAGTGTGCTTAGTGCGAGAGACGAATGGGGATACACACCTGCCCATTGGGCTGCCTTGGATGGCACGGTCCAAGTTAGTTTCGAGCGTTTCGAGAGACATATTGTGATTAAAAAATCGTCATTTCTTAAACGTAGCACCCTTAAGCACCCTAGAAGACGTAAAACTTGTGTCTTTCAAACAGGTCATGAGATATTTGATAGAACGGAGCGGACCCGTCGATCTACCGTGCCTCGGCACGCAAGGACCCAGGCCGATACACTGGGCCTGTCGGAAAGGCCACAGTGCGATAGTGCAATTATTGTTCAAGGTAGATAGGATTACAACGTCCAAAGAGAATGTAAAACGTTCTATTTCGTACCTATTTCTTCGTCTTTCGTCGCGTTTCCATTTTTCTCAGGCGGGAGTCGCGGTCAACGCAGCTGATTTTAAGGGTTTAACGCCTCTGATGACCGCCTGCATGTTCGGCAAATTTGCGACGGCCGCCTTCTTGCTGGGATCCGGCGCGCAGGGACACTTGACCGACATAAACGGTGACACCGCGTTGCATTGGGCTGCGTACAAAGGACACGCCGAGCTGATCAAGCTGTTGATGTACAGCGGAGTGGATCTGCAGAAACCTGATTACTTTGGTTCGACACCGCTTCATCTGGCCTGCCTGTCTGGCAACGTCAGCTGCGTGCGGATCCTCTGCGAAAAGAGCAAGATCGAGCTTGAACCGCGAGACAAAAACGGCAAGACACCGTTGCAGCTGGCCAAGAGTCATCGCCACTCGGAGATCGTGCGGATTCTGCAGGCGGAACAGAAGCGCCGTGCCAGATGGATACCGCCCGTCAACGAGCTATGGTTCGTGCTCGATTTTTCTAAACGAAGAAATGAACGTTCCCCTCTTGAAATGTAAATCATCTATGTGCTATTTGCTTTCTGAAGGGCGCTGTTGTTTGGCGGAGCGGGCAACAGCAAAGGACCGTTGCTGTTGTTCATGATATCCGTCCTGCTATGGGGATACCCAATGTACCTGTTCAAGTGCATTCCATTAACATGGAATCTCTTACGAGGCAGTCATTATTGCTTCATTTACTGGAACATCCTCATGTGGATTTCGTGGATCGTGGCTAATAGAAGAGATCCCGGTTATGTGCCGCAAAACAGCGATACTTATTACAGGGCGATAAAACAGGTATCACGTGTGATATCTATAAGATAATTCTTACGTATCGTTACGTCCTGCGTTGTTTTAGATTCCGTACTTTGACAAATGGAAGAAACGGAATGTCTTATTATCGCGATTGTGTCACAGCTGCAGATGTTTCAGGCCCCTCCGGGCTAAACATTGTAGAATTTGCAACAGATGCGTTACATATTTCGATCATCACTGTCCATTTATATACAACTGCGTTGGCCTACGGAACAGGTACGGATCGATACAACATGCATACGTGCATTGTGCATACATACCTTATTGTATCGCTTAATTTTTTAGCATTCTCCTATTTGTTTTCAGAATGTGGTTCTTCCTGTTCGTTATGTGCGTGGCGATAAATTGCTCTTTCACGTTATATTTCGCCTGTTATTGCATCGCACGTGAGGGAATTCAACTCTTATATGTTCTCGGTGTATTGGAGGCTCTCGTCTTTTGCGGACTCGGCTGGATTCTAACGTGTACCTCGGTAGATACCAACACATTTACATATGtcgtcatattttttatgtacaaactttctatcattatttctttttaataggTCCTACATGCATGTATGAATTTGACTACCAACGAAATGTTCAATTATAAGAGGTACTCGTATTTGAGGGATAAGAAGGGCAAATACTTGAATCCCTTTAGTCGAGGACCCGTGCTTAATTTCATCGAATTTTTCCTCTGTCCGCCGAATCATCAAACGAACGATCTTCAGCATTATCATATTCTTTCTGAGGACgtcatataattgtataaatctCCGAATAATCTATTTCacgcactctctctctctctctctctctctctctcgcacagAGAAGCGTCAAGCGCGATCACTACGTACAacgatacattattttttcaaattacgtGTACATTtgcacataaatattattaccacTTGTGAAAGATTCTTATATTTCACAGTTTAGATCGCGCGACATTTTGCTGCCAGGGCACAAACTTGCAAAGATGTAGTCGAGagttttatataagttaatgtttcaataaatatcttataaacgtgagtttcacaatttatttaatgtattatagtTTAGTCACATTAGTCACATAGaggttaatataaaatactgatAGCAtaatagagataaaaaatcttactatacgtataaaatatattacgacagattagttatatattatcaGATGCTTTTggagttaattaaattattgtaaatagaTCGTCAACATGATTAACAGTGATGTCATTTCTACCTATACGATTTTCGTTTCGGGATAAATACgttcttaaaaaatgtataaaaaactgcgtacatatataaaatttaaaatgtttctttggTAAAATATACTACTGTtctctatattattaaaatgcgcAATGGAAAATTACGATCTAGAGAGAGAAATCTCAATCTATATCGTAGCAATATAGTATAtgcacaaaatatatataaatcgttaCTTATGAACAAAGATCAACGGCTTAATATgcctataaaaaattaatatatggaTGTAAATTGTATAGTAATAGACGGGCACGacttacaatttttactttaactcGTAGCAAAAGTCATAATTTGGTGGTGGTTCGGGAATCGCGGGTGGATCTTGCGGGATATCGATCCCTTCGGCGTCTAAAAGTCTTAACTTAATATCCATGGATAGTAAAGTCTCCAAGTCATTTTCAGCCTCTTTACTAGTCATTCTATTTCctgaaagaaaggaaaaagcaagtaaaaaaattactcgcacATGCATCGCTTGTAAATGTTAGCGGAATATGCGACGCACCGAGTAAAGCGTTAATGCCGTCGGTCCAATAATCGAAAACTTGCTCATCAGGAGCAACGAAATCGAGACTAGATACTTCAACGGAGTCCAACGCCAAGGAAAACGCCAACTGATGCGTAGTTTTTCGCCTTTGCAAATCTTTCATATGCGGGCAATCTCTGCCGGTCAGTAATCCTCGAATCTCGACTACCGCTAACTTCGTAGGAAGTTCGTCTATTGTTGGCACCGATTTCTCGTCGCAGTCTCCATAGTGAAAGACTTTGTGATTCGGCGATAAGCGGACGTAccaaaatttatctttaatccgctaaaaatatcgagattcttattagaaatttcataatttatacgtAACACTAAACGTAtcttatgtcaaaataatacATACTTGTCCTCTGGCACTGTATTTCATGAATCTAGTACCCTGCACCAAAAATCCTAATCGTTGCTGCTGAATCAGCTCTAAGATTTCTGGAGTAATCTGTTCTCTAAGTTCAACAATTGGCCTTGCGTGGCTTTCCCATTCTTCCCTGTTTGTCCTTTCCTGTTGCCAGAGGTTAGTGATTGTCGAATAGGGCAGCTGTTGTAACTTGTTTTTGAACTTGTCCAGTCCTGTGGGCTTGCATTGAAGCGCCCTAGTAATCTGCTCGCGTACGACAGAGAAGACTTTGACAAAATCTTCCGTAGTTGCTCTCATTTCCTTCCACGTCTTATTCAACAGAACTATGCAGACACAGTAAAACTCTTCGAAGGGATGATCGTGCGTAAAGAACATTGGATGATAAGACTGACCCTGTTCGCTGGGAGCTTCGCCAATACGTAATACCTATTTAATATTCGGATCCATTTTATATGTGCATTATTAAAcgtataatttaaagtttttgaaaaatctatCTCACCTCGCAAAGCAATTTAACAAGTTCTACACTTGTTCTGCCGAAAGGACATTCATGCTCGTCTGCTCTGCACGAGTTCTCGAGAACGACCTTCGTGTAAGCTTCAGTATGATTACGTGCAAAGTATACCATACAATCCAATGCAAGCATCCCTGGTGGAGTCTCGGTAAAGTCGAGAGCAGGATTGATGTCATACTTGAAACCCAATTTCTTGTAATCCTTGGCGAAAAGTCCTTGCTTGCGAGCGGTTACATCACTACTATTCACACCTTCCGTATCGAAGGCGATTCTCCGAAGTTCCTTAATTTTGTCATGTGCGTCTTGATCCTGTGGATCCATCTTCGTCATCATTCGTTGTTCCAAAAGACTCAACATTAGCGTCTGCAGTACATAGAGTTGATGGGCCATTTCTGCTCCGACCTGTGAAAGCGGGATGTTTTTAGGaaaaacaaaagtttattGGCTAGAAATAACTACTAACGGTTATACAGGATACACCAATGAAAACAAAACTTCTGTTTTGGcctaatatttatatgaaaataaataaattttttgttttctttcaaCTCATAACAGATATTCGTTTTGATCAAGctttatgtgtatataataaacaaatcaaCCATTTTAGTCTACAAAACCTAGTAAAGTAGACaggtttaaatttttttaaattaattaaattcttcgaTCATAAATACACAAAGGTAAGTGTAACTCTAGTAAAAATTCTATATCGATACGTTATGTACGTATACCTGTCCAGTAGACTGTATGACATTTGTCAAGAACACGTTCCTGACTTGTTTAGACTGTAACGTAGCAGAAACTGCTCGTCTTTTGTGCATATCAGCCTTTAGAAACAGTGCATTTATTAAAGCTATCGCATTTTGTTGAATTTGCGGATTCATGCACTGCAAATGCATTACAAGATTAGGAAAAGTAACTTCTTTTTCCACTTGTCCATATTTCCCTGTTGAATTTAGGACTATATTCTCTAAAATACTTAGAGAAGCTTCGACTATACTGGTGTCCTGAGTTACTGCGTGATTATTCACGTAGCTCGCCACTTTATTGATAAACGGTGTTTCCAATATGTCCCAAGAAACAATTCCATGGTCCATCAATTCCACAAACGATTGAAGGGAATATGCAAGCGTGTTTCCCTTATATTTTCCACCTTCCACCTAATGGAGCATTTGTTacgtaagaaatatataaatgattgaCAAAAGTCACACACTATATTCTTGTACGAAAGGCTTTCATACctgtgaaataattaatgccaatcctttcttatttataaattccaACGCAAAAGTCATGTCCATGCTGAGTGTGCTCAGCTTCTGTAGAGAGAGAGCCACTACTTTCTCTTCTACCGTTCCATTGTTAAGCTTAGCCAAAATATCGCTCGCTGTTTTCGAGGGTGAAAACTCCAATCTGAGAATACTGCCATTCTTCACCtcgtttctatttttctcgGTAATGTAATTCTGATtgttattttccgaaaattgCAAAGAGTATGACTCCGCGTCGGACAAGCCCCATCCGTTACACAATTCCTAAAATTAAAGCAGAACATTAGTCATTAATCCTATAAATTAAGTATCGGCATGCG is from Temnothorax longispinosus isolate EJ_2023e chromosome 10, Tlon_JGU_v1, whole genome shotgun sequence and encodes:
- the Atms gene encoding RNA polymerase II-associated factor 1 homolog, whose translation is MAPTIQTNSNQADRDKRAARPAEKRSELICRVKYCNTLPDIPFDPKFITYPFEPTRFIQYNPTSLERNYKYEVLTEHDLGVEIDLINKDTYAGDLNAQLDPADEKLLEEDVLTPQDSKRSRHHARSVSWLRRTEYISTESTRFQPQTADKVEAKVGYSIKKNFKEETLYMDRDSQIKAIEKTFEDNKKPIERHYSKPNVVPTEILPVYPDFKLWKYPCAQVIFDSDPAPTGRSVPAQIEEMSQAMIRGVMDESGEQFVAYFLPLEETLEKRRRDLTAGIAYADEEEYEYKMAREYNWNVKSKASKGYEENYFLVMRQDGVYYNELETRVRLSKRRQKVGQQPNNTRLIVRHRPLNANEFRMQRYREKQLEPPGEEDEDEEEEEEEQEQEQEQETTQQEEKTDRKDTAVKGSEAENEGDSRASSRASSRASSRVSSRASSRKSRSRSRSRSNADSRSRSRSRSKSRSKSRSRSRSRSRSSARSRSRSRSPSKSKSPSRSRSRSPSNARSNARSRSGSPHARNTSRSRSNARSRSRSGTPAKSPSRSRSNSRSKSRSRSRSRSGTGSGSGSASASGESGSESE